A single Diceros bicornis minor isolate mBicDic1 chromosome 7, mDicBic1.mat.cur, whole genome shotgun sequence DNA region contains:
- the LOC131408041 gene encoding LOW QUALITY PROTEIN: olfactory receptor 51B5-like (The sequence of the model RefSeq protein was modified relative to this genomic sequence to represent the inferred CDS: substituted 1 base at 1 genomic stop codon): protein MWPNSSSNSFLLTGFPGLEASHHWISIPFFFVYISVIFGNGTLFLLIKEDHNLHEPMYYFLAMLAATDLAVTLTTMPTVLGVLWLDHREVGKVVCFSQAYFIHSLSLVESGILLAMAYDRFIAIHKPLRYTSVLTNTRVVKIGLGVLMRGFVSIVPPILSLYFFAYCHSHVLSHAFCLHQDVIKLACADITFNXLHPVVLVVLTLELDSLIILISYVFILKSVLRIASREERAKALNTCVSYICCVLVFYVTVTGLSLIHRFGKQVPHIVHLIMSYVYFLFPPLMNPIIYSVKTKQIQSGILHLFATHRVGA, encoded by the coding sequence ATGTGGCCCAACAGCAGCTCCAATTCCTTCCTGTTGACTGGTTTTCCAGGCTTGGAGGCCTCTCACCACTGGATATCCATACCCTTCTTTTTCGTATACATCTCTGTCATTTTTGGCAATGGCACCCTCTTCCTTCTCATTAAGGAAGATCACAACCTTCATGAGCCTATGTACTACTTCCTGGCCATGCTGGCAGCCACAGACCTTGCAGTGACCTTGACCACAATGCCCACAGTACTCGGAGTTCTCTGGCTGGATCACAGGGAGGTTGGAAAGGTAGTCTGCTTTTCTCAAGCCTACTTTATACACTCACTTTCCCTGGTAGAGTCTGGTATTTTGCTTGCTATGGCCTATGACCGTTTTATTGCCATTCACAAACCCCTGCGATATACCTCTGTACTCACTAATACTCGAGTGGTGAAAATTGGGCTGGGTGTTCTGATGAGAGGATTTGTATCTATTGTCCCCCCAATCTTGTCCCTCTATTTTTTTGCCTATTGCCACTCCCATGTCCTTTCCCATGCATTTTGCCTTCACCAAGATGTCATCAAACTGGCCTGTGCTGACATCACTTTCAATTGACTGCATCCAGTTGTGCTTGTAGTCCTTACACTTGAGCTGGATTCTCTGATTATCCTCATCTCCTATGTGTTCATACTCAAGAGTGTACTGAGGATTGCCTCCAGAGAAGAGAGGGCCAAGGCCCTCAACACCTGTGTCTCCTATATCTGCTGTGTCCTGGTTTTCTATGTCACAGTGACTGGATTGTCTCTGATTCATCGCTTTGGGAAGCAGGTTCCACATATTGTCCACCTCATTATGAGCTATGTGTATTTTCTGTTCCCTCCACTAATGAATCCTATAATCTATAGTGTCAAGACCAAGCAGATCCAGAGTGGCATTCTTCATCTTTTTGCTACCCATAGAGTTGGAGCCTGA